A single window of Nicotiana sylvestris chromosome 5, ASM39365v2, whole genome shotgun sequence DNA harbors:
- the LOC104247408 gene encoding GRF1-interacting factor 1-like, with translation MQQHLMQMQPMMAAYYPNNVTTDHIQQFLDENKSLILKIVESQNSGKLSECAESQAKLQRNLMYLAAIADSQPQPPNMHSQLASGGMMQAGQHYLQQQLTTQSLMAAARSSSSMLYGQQQQQSLSALQQQQAYHNQLGMSSSGGGSSSGFHMLQNDNTHNSSTSLGFPDFGRGGNKQDIGNSLSDQGRGGSSSSHGGDGGENLYLKAADDGN, from the exons ATGCAGCAGCACCTGATGCAGATGCAGCCAATGATGGCAGCTTATTATCCAAACAACGTCACTACTGATCATATTCAACAg TTCCTGGATGAGAACAAATCACTTATTCTGAAGATTGTTGAGAGCCAAAACTCTGGGAAACTAAGTGAATGCGCAGA GTCACAAGCCAAACTTCAGAGAAATCTTATGTACCTAGCAGCTATTGCTGATTCTCAGCCCCAGCCTCCTAACATGCATTCTCAG TTAGCTTCTGGTGGGATGATGCAGGCGGGGCAACATTACCTGCAACAGCAACTAACGACACAATCGCTTATGGCTGCAGCAAGATCCTCCTCCTCAATGCTTTAcggacaacaacaacagcagtcaTTATCAGCATTGCAACAACAACAAGCCTATCATAACCAACTCGGAATGAGCAGCTCCGGAGGAGGAAGTAGTAGTGGATTTCACATGCTGCAAAATGATAATACTCATAATTCCAGTACTTCACTTGGTTTCCCCGACTTTGGCAGAGGTGGAAATAAGCAAGACATTGGAAATTCTCTGTCTGATCAAGGACGAGGCGGGAGCTCGAGTAGCCATGGTGGTGATGGAGGTGAGAATCTTTACTTGAAAGCTGCTGATGATGGAAATTAA